A part of Vicinamibacterales bacterium genomic DNA contains:
- a CDS encoding gamma carbonic anhydrase family protein: MIRPYRSILPRLHPTVFVDESAQVIGDVEMGEDASAWMNVVIRGDVNWIRIGRRSNIQDGSIVHVMRDTHPTRVGDDVTVGHGVILHGCTVHDRCLIGMGAILLNGVEVGEESIVAAGTLLPEGTKVPPRSLVVGSPGKVRRPLIPDDVASIAGYAERYVRYAREYMRKDQP, encoded by the coding sequence GTGATTCGTCCGTACCGCTCGATCCTCCCGCGTCTCCATCCAACCGTCTTCGTGGACGAGAGCGCGCAGGTGATTGGTGATGTCGAGATGGGTGAAGACGCCAGCGCGTGGATGAACGTCGTCATCCGTGGCGACGTGAACTGGATCCGCATAGGACGCCGAAGCAACATCCAGGATGGTTCGATCGTCCACGTGATGCGCGACACGCACCCGACGAGGGTCGGCGACGATGTGACCGTGGGGCACGGCGTCATACTCCACGGCTGCACGGTGCACGACCGGTGCCTGATCGGCATGGGGGCGATACTCCTGAACGGGGTCGAGGTCGGCGAGGAATCGATCGTCGCAGCCGGCACCCTCCTGCCCGAGGGCACGAAGGTGCCACCGCGCTCGCTCGTCGTGGGAAGCCCCGGCAAGGTGAGGCGCCCTCTGATTCCAGACGACGTCGCGTCGATTGCCGGCTACGCAGAACGGTACGTGCGGTACGCACGAGAGTACATGCGGAAAGATCAGCCATGA
- the hisS gene encoding histidine--tRNA ligase — MIPAIRGTRDVLPGEVERWEFVESTARRVFEQYGYAEVRTPVIEREELFAKGTGETTDIVQKEMYAFTDKGGERITLRPEATPSMVRAYVEHSLEQAMAVPKIYALGPMFRYERPQKGRYRQFHQLDVEVFGINDASIDAEVIDLAWTLIRELGIAGVELAVNSVGCPVCRPAFGAALVAALGEDVQKLCADCQRRSVTNPLRIFDCKVPADQSLIDLLPHSVDYLCEECRTHFDAVRKYLDLYAIPYRVSHRLVRGLDYYTRTTFEVLAGQLGAQNAVVGGGRYDGLVKQLGGPDRVGIGFAAGIERLVLALPEALSLPARKPDVFVAALGDQARDAAMALLRDLRRAGLNAQMEYEGRTLKSQMKRANRLGTPLVFILGDDELARGEVSVRHMVESLQETIPRTSAVEFVTARARAARGGRGEPRREG; from the coding sequence ATGATTCCTGCCATCAGGGGAACGCGCGACGTCCTGCCGGGCGAGGTTGAACGGTGGGAGTTCGTCGAGTCGACGGCCCGCCGCGTCTTTGAGCAGTACGGCTACGCGGAGGTGCGCACGCCGGTCATCGAACGTGAGGAGTTGTTCGCCAAGGGTACCGGCGAGACGACCGACATCGTGCAGAAGGAGATGTACGCGTTCACCGACAAGGGCGGGGAACGGATCACGCTCCGGCCCGAGGCGACGCCCAGCATGGTTCGGGCGTACGTCGAGCATTCGCTCGAGCAGGCGATGGCTGTGCCGAAGATCTACGCGCTCGGCCCGATGTTCCGCTACGAGCGGCCGCAGAAGGGGCGATATCGTCAGTTCCACCAGCTCGACGTCGAGGTGTTCGGCATCAACGACGCGTCGATCGACGCGGAGGTGATCGACCTCGCCTGGACGCTCATCCGGGAACTCGGGATCGCCGGGGTGGAACTCGCTGTCAACTCGGTGGGCTGCCCGGTCTGCCGGCCGGCGTTTGGCGCGGCGCTGGTCGCCGCGCTCGGCGAGGACGTCCAGAAACTCTGCGCCGACTGCCAGCGGCGCAGCGTGACGAACCCCCTGCGCATCTTCGACTGCAAGGTGCCCGCCGACCAGTCGCTGATCGATCTGCTGCCGCACAGCGTGGACTACCTGTGTGAAGAGTGCCGCACGCACTTCGACGCGGTCCGCAAGTACCTCGATCTGTACGCGATTCCGTATCGCGTCTCACATCGCCTCGTGCGGGGCCTCGACTACTACACGCGGACCACCTTCGAGGTGCTCGCCGGCCAACTCGGCGCGCAGAACGCGGTCGTCGGGGGCGGCCGCTACGACGGCCTCGTCAAGCAGCTGGGCGGGCCGGACCGTGTGGGTATCGGGTTCGCGGCCGGCATCGAGCGGCTCGTTCTCGCGTTGCCGGAGGCGCTGTCGTTGCCGGCCCGGAAACCAGATGTGTTCGTGGCCGCGCTGGGCGATCAGGCCCGTGATGCGGCGATGGCGCTGCTCCGCGACCTGCGCCGCGCCGGGCTGAACGCGCAAATGGAGTACGAGGGGCGGACGCTGAAATCACAGATGAAGCGCGCCAACCGCCTCGGGACGCCGCTCGTCTTCATCCTGGGTGACGATGAGCTGGCGCGCGGCGAGGTGAGCGTGCGCCACATGGTTGAATCCCTGCAGGAGACGATTCCCCGTACGAGCGCGGTGGAATTCGTCACCGCGCGAGCGCGGGCGGCGAGGGGCGGGCGCGGGGAGCCGAGACGCGAGGGGTGA
- the aspS gene encoding aspartate--tRNA ligase has translation MADQLGEWTRTDTCGGLRASDIGREVTLLGWVHRVRDLGSLVFLDVRDRYGLTQVVVQEGQDFLATAKHVRAEFVAGVTGVVRARAVEAVNPRLATGEVEVAAREFRVLNEANVPPFQIAEEATLAADDLRLRYRYLDLRRPKLQANMVLRHRVALAVRRYFDSQQFLEIETPVLGKSTPEGARDYLVPSRVHPGEFYALPQSPQIFKQLLMVAGLDRYFQIVKCFRDEDLRADRQPEFTQVDVEMSFARPELVFALIEPLMQEVFRVIGRDVTVPFGRIPYAEAIARFGSDKPDLRFGLEIQDFSAVFAESPFAPFRDALAAGGVIRGLVVPGAARYSRKQLDSLTEQAKAAGASGLVWVRQGEDGIKSPALKGAGEAALRQSLEVAGAAPADLLVMAAGPADATSKVLGQLRLIVARDENLIRPDDFAFTWVTEFPMFEWDEEEKRYAAMHHPFTSPVPEDVEQLERDPGRVRAQAYDLVLNGSEIGGGSIRIHDAAVQARVFRAINLSDEEAKHRFGFFLEALTYGTPPHGGIALGLDRIIAILAGESSIREVIAFPKTAAAVDLMTGAPTGVDERQLRDLHLLLGPIR, from the coding sequence ATGGCCGATCAGCTTGGTGAATGGACGAGGACCGATACCTGTGGCGGACTGCGGGCGTCGGATATCGGGCGCGAGGTGACGCTGCTCGGGTGGGTGCACCGCGTCCGCGACTTGGGCTCGCTCGTGTTCCTCGATGTCCGCGACCGCTACGGCCTGACACAGGTCGTCGTGCAGGAGGGCCAGGACTTCCTCGCGACCGCGAAGCACGTCCGCGCCGAGTTCGTCGCCGGCGTGACGGGCGTCGTGCGCGCCAGAGCGGTCGAGGCGGTGAACCCTCGCCTGGCCACGGGCGAAGTGGAGGTGGCGGCCCGGGAGTTCCGGGTGCTGAACGAGGCGAACGTGCCGCCGTTCCAGATCGCCGAGGAGGCGACGCTGGCGGCCGACGATCTGCGCCTGCGCTACCGCTACCTGGACCTGCGACGGCCCAAGCTCCAGGCCAACATGGTCCTTCGGCATCGGGTCGCCCTCGCCGTCCGCCGCTACTTCGACTCGCAGCAGTTCCTCGAGATCGAGACACCCGTGCTCGGCAAGTCCACCCCGGAGGGCGCGCGGGACTACCTGGTTCCGAGCCGCGTGCATCCTGGCGAGTTCTACGCGCTGCCGCAGTCTCCGCAGATCTTCAAGCAACTGCTGATGGTGGCCGGCCTCGACCGGTACTTCCAGATCGTGAAGTGCTTCCGCGACGAAGACCTGCGTGCCGACCGGCAGCCGGAGTTCACACAGGTGGACGTGGAGATGTCGTTCGCGCGTCCCGAACTCGTCTTCGCACTGATCGAGCCGCTGATGCAGGAGGTCTTTCGTGTCATCGGCCGTGACGTCACGGTGCCGTTCGGGCGGATACCGTACGCGGAGGCCATCGCCCGCTTCGGATCGGACAAACCGGACCTGCGATTCGGACTCGAGATCCAGGACTTCTCGGCGGTCTTCGCCGAATCTCCATTCGCGCCATTCCGCGATGCGCTGGCGGCCGGCGGCGTCATCCGCGGACTAGTCGTACCCGGCGCGGCGCGCTATAGCCGGAAGCAGCTCGACAGCCTGACCGAGCAGGCCAAGGCCGCCGGAGCCTCGGGATTGGTCTGGGTCCGGCAGGGCGAGGACGGCATCAAGAGCCCGGCGCTCAAGGGCGCGGGCGAAGCGGCGCTGCGCCAGAGCCTCGAGGTGGCCGGCGCTGCGCCCGCCGACCTGCTGGTGATGGCGGCCGGGCCGGCTGACGCCACGTCGAAGGTGCTGGGCCAGCTGAGACTGATCGTGGCTCGCGACGAGAACCTGATCAGGCCCGATGATTTCGCGTTCACGTGGGTCACCGAGTTCCCGATGTTCGAGTGGGACGAGGAGGAGAAACGGTACGCCGCCATGCACCACCCGTTCACCTCGCCCGTTCCGGAGGATGTCGAACAACTCGAACGCGACCCTGGCCGCGTTCGTGCGCAGGCCTACGACCTGGTGCTCAACGGCAGCGAGATTGGTGGCGGCAGCATCCGGATCCACGATGCGGCAGTCCAGGCCCGCGTGTTCCGCGCCATCAACCTCTCCGACGAGGAGGCGAAACACCGCTTCGGCTTCTTCCTGGAGGCACTGACCTACGGCACGCCGCCGCACGGTGGGATCGCCCTCGGGCTCGACCGGATTATCGCGATCCTCGCGGGCGAGTCGTCCATCCGCGAGGTGATCGCGTTCCCGAAGACCGCGGCGGCCGTCGATCTCATGACGGGTGCACCGACCGGGGTGGACGAACGGCAATTGCGTGACCTGCACCTGCTGCTCGGGCCGATTCGGTAG
- a CDS encoding PhoH family protein produces MRKIAVPEEGIETLFGAYDENLRFLESLLNVTIRTQGQDLLVEGDAPDTEKVERVVSGLASLVREGYRISNGDVKTAAQLVADNAAIELRDYFLTGATPRASGKRQVAPKSVNQRRYLDAIDQNDIVFGIGPAGTGKTYLAMAQAVTFLLAKKVARIILARPAVEAGEKLGFLPGDLQEKVNPYLRPLYDALYDMLDAERVERLLERGTIEIAPIAFMRGRTLNDSFVILDEAQNTTSEQMKMFLTRLGFGSKAVITGDITQIDLPSGHTSGLIEAMKVVSDIEGIAFTYFDERDVVRHKLVQQIVKAYEAFSNGNGSKRRFS; encoded by the coding sequence ATGAGAAAGATTGCGGTCCCTGAAGAGGGGATTGAAACCCTGTTCGGCGCGTACGACGAGAATCTCCGCTTCCTCGAGTCTCTCCTGAATGTCACCATCCGTACCCAGGGGCAGGATCTGCTGGTCGAGGGCGACGCCCCCGACACCGAGAAGGTCGAGCGGGTCGTGTCGGGTCTTGCCTCGCTCGTCCGCGAGGGCTACCGGATCAGCAACGGCGACGTGAAGACGGCGGCACAACTGGTGGCCGACAATGCGGCCATCGAGTTGCGCGACTACTTTCTCACGGGCGCGACGCCGCGCGCGTCGGGCAAGCGGCAGGTGGCACCGAAGAGCGTCAACCAGCGGCGCTACCTCGACGCAATCGACCAGAACGACATCGTGTTCGGCATCGGGCCGGCGGGAACGGGGAAGACCTACCTCGCGATGGCCCAGGCAGTGACCTTCCTGCTGGCCAAGAAGGTCGCACGGATCATCCTGGCACGGCCGGCGGTCGAGGCCGGCGAGAAGCTCGGGTTCCTGCCCGGCGACCTGCAGGAGAAGGTGAACCCGTATCTGCGGCCGCTGTACGACGCGTTGTACGACATGCTCGACGCGGAGCGCGTCGAACGGCTCCTCGAGCGGGGTACGATCGAGATTGCGCCGATTGCCTTCATGCGCGGCCGCACGCTGAACGACTCGTTCGTCATCCTCGACGAAGCGCAGAACACGACGTCCGAGCAGATGAAGATGTTTCTGACGCGGCTCGGATTCGGCTCGAAGGCCGTCATCACGGGGGACATCACGCAAATCGATCTGCCGTCCGGCCACACCTCCGGGCTCATCGAAGCGATGAAGGTCGTATCGGACATCGAAGGGATCGCCTTCACCTACTTCGACGAGCGGGACGTGGTGCGGCACAAGCTCGTACAGCAGATCGTCAAGGCGTACGAAGCGTTCTCGAACGGCAACGGCTCGAAACGTCGCTTTTCCTGA
- the ybeY gene encoding rRNA maturation RNase YbeY — protein sequence MSDGVPRPRSLRIMVTDESGRARRAPALAGWLERIAPARARGAVTIALVDDRTIRRLNRTFAGLNRVTDVLSFPVEPRPGPARRPATTVPGSRARRPATAGTAAAEGGDDRKPELGDIVIATGVARRQAREAGHSYSDELRILALHGLLHLLGYDHHVDGGQMARLETRLLRKGGLRAGVIERARPA from the coding sequence ATGTCCGACGGAGTTCCAAGACCGCGTTCCCTTCGCATCATGGTCACGGATGAGTCCGGCCGGGCGCGGCGGGCTCCTGCGCTCGCCGGCTGGCTCGAGCGGATTGCCCCGGCTCGTGCGCGCGGCGCGGTGACCATTGCGCTCGTGGACGACCGGACGATCCGGCGGTTGAACCGCACGTTTGCGGGTCTCAACCGAGTCACCGACGTGCTGTCCTTTCCGGTGGAGCCGCGACCTGGGCCGGCACGCAGGCCCGCCACGACGGTGCCCGGATCGCGGGCGCGCAGGCCCGCCACCGCAGGGACCGCAGCGGCTGAGGGAGGCGATGACCGCAAACCGGAACTGGGCGACATCGTCATTGCCACGGGCGTGGCGCGTCGCCAGGCGCGCGAGGCCGGCCATTCGTACTCCGACGAACTGCGCATCCTGGCGCTCCATGGCCTCCTGCATCTGCTCGGCTACGACCACCACGTGGACGGCGGCCAGATGGCGCGCCTCGAGACGCGGTTGCTCCGAAAGGGCGGTCTGCGGGCAGGTGTGATCGAACGGGCGAGGCCGGCATGA